The [Bacillus] selenitireducens MLS10 genome includes a region encoding these proteins:
- a CDS encoding DUF294 nucleotidyltransferase-like domain-containing protein — protein sequence MNTEADVRSTYNSYEAIRQAWLPEIHHADTHAGLQASHHHMLSAVIELSKQEHERARGKAPAPFAFFVMGSAGRMEQASFSDQDHGFVFHGSVQHQPYFLEWGKRISDGLATCGYPYCDGKIMASEPLWCQSESDWGHQIRQWVEEDTWESIRYYTIFLDSRAVFSDGVDFPAFKKQLMQNAAEQNPRIIRRLADNVGHRKKGKGILGQLFTETKGDFRGQLDYRETVIFPYVHAARIFAAHFSNHRCRHT from the coding sequence ATGAACACGGAAGCAGATGTCCGATCCACTTACAACAGTTATGAAGCGATCAGACAAGCATGGCTGCCTGAGATCCATCATGCAGATACCCATGCAGGACTGCAAGCTTCCCATCATCATATGCTTTCTGCAGTAATTGAGCTATCCAAACAAGAGCATGAGCGGGCGAGGGGCAAAGCCCCCGCTCCTTTTGCGTTCTTTGTGATGGGAAGTGCCGGAAGAATGGAACAGGCCTCATTCAGTGATCAGGACCACGGATTTGTGTTTCATGGGTCTGTGCAACATCAACCCTATTTTCTTGAATGGGGAAAGCGCATTTCCGATGGACTTGCCACATGCGGTTATCCGTATTGCGACGGAAAAATCATGGCCAGCGAACCTCTTTGGTGTCAGTCCGAATCAGATTGGGGCCATCAGATCAGACAGTGGGTCGAAGAAGACACGTGGGAATCGATCCGCTATTACACAATTTTTCTGGACAGTCGGGCTGTGTTCAGTGATGGCGTTGATTTCCCTGCATTCAAAAAACAGTTGATGCAGAATGCTGCCGAGCAGAATCCGCGGATCATCAGACGATTGGCAGATAATGTGGGGCACCGAAAAAAGGGGAAAGGCATCCTGGGTCAACTTTTCACGGAAACAAAAGGAGATTTCAGGGGGCAGCTTGATTACCGGGAAACGGTGATATTTCCATATGTCCATGCTGCACGCATCTTTGCTGCCCATTTTTCAAATCACCGATGCCGACACACTTAG